A region from the Nostoc sp. HK-01 genome encodes:
- a CDS encoding isochorismatase hydrolase has translation MNQPLRTLGVAPNAWMVDHAIADITRPPKTPQPVILSTETKTLRLDLSKAAILVIDMQNDFCHPDGWLAHIGVDVTPARQPIEPLNNLLPKLRHVNVPVIWINWGNRPDLLNISAASHHVYNPTGDGVGLGDPLPKNGAKVLMAGSWAAAVVDELPQLPEDISVDKYRMSGFWDTPLDSILRNLGITTIFFAGVNADQCVLTTLCDANFLGYDCILIKDCTATTSPDYCWLATLYNVKQCFGFVTDSQAIFTALNHPELTGGT, from the coding sequence ATGAATCAGCCTCTGCGGACTTTGGGAGTTGCGCCAAATGCTTGGATGGTAGATCATGCGATCGCAGATATTACGCGTCCTCCCAAAACCCCACAACCCGTTATTTTATCAACCGAAACGAAAACCCTGCGCCTTGATTTGTCAAAAGCTGCCATCCTCGTTATTGATATGCAAAACGACTTTTGCCATCCCGATGGCTGGTTGGCGCATATTGGCGTGGATGTCACTCCCGCACGTCAACCCATTGAACCGTTAAATAATTTACTTCCTAAACTACGTCATGTTAATGTGCCTGTAATTTGGATAAATTGGGGCAATCGTCCCGACTTACTCAATATCAGTGCGGCTTCGCATCACGTTTATAACCCCACTGGCGATGGTGTTGGTTTAGGCGACCCTTTACCCAAAAACGGTGCTAAAGTTTTGATGGCAGGTAGTTGGGCGGCTGCTGTCGTTGATGAATTACCACAGTTACCCGAAGATATCAGTGTGGACAAATACCGCATGAGTGGTTTTTGGGACACGCCCTTAGATAGTATCCTGCGAAATTTGGGAATTACTACAATATTTTTTGCTGGTGTGAATGCTGATCAATGTGTATTAACTACACTGTGTGATGCCAATTTTTTAGGATATGACTGCATTTTAATTAAAGATTGTACGGCAACAACTTCACCTGATTATTGTTGGTTGGCAACTTTATATAACGTCAAACAATGCTTTGGTTTTGTCACCGACTCACAAGCAATTTTCACCGCTTTAAATCACCCTGAATTAACAGGAGGAACTTAA
- a CDS encoding putative Ser/Thr protein phosphatase family protein, giving the protein MRTRKWLIKASRSAFRCIRWCILFGFCILLYAQLIEPNWIEINSLQLTLPNLASEFNGYRIVQISDIHRDRWMSPQRLNRIVQLVNQQKPDLIAITGDLVTRHLSKLIPSLADSLAKFTPKDQTVAVLGNHDYENDTPGIIKAIQQSNIVYLGNDIYTLKRGRATLHIAGVDDVQMGKSRLDLVMQQLPKAGAAILLAHEPDFATTSAATGRFDLQLSGHSHGGQIRLPFIEPLILPPFAKKYYLGKYQVEKMFLYTNRGLGMTGLHLRLFSRPEITVFTLTSAN; this is encoded by the coding sequence TTGAGAACTCGTAAGTGGTTGATAAAAGCCAGCAGATCAGCCTTTCGATGTATACGATGGTGCATATTGTTTGGCTTTTGCATTTTACTATACGCCCAGTTAATTGAACCAAATTGGATTGAAATTAATTCTTTACAACTGACATTACCCAACCTCGCATCAGAATTTAACGGCTATCGCATCGTGCAAATCAGCGATATTCACCGGGATAGATGGATGAGTCCGCAACGTTTAAATCGGATAGTCCAGCTTGTTAACCAACAAAAACCCGATTTAATCGCCATTACAGGTGATTTAGTTACACGCCATTTATCAAAATTAATTCCTTCACTGGCAGATTCTTTAGCTAAATTCACACCCAAAGATCAAACTGTAGCCGTATTAGGTAATCACGACTACGAGAACGATACTCCAGGAATTATCAAAGCAATCCAACAAAGCAACATTGTCTATTTAGGTAATGATATTTATACCCTCAAACGAGGTAGAGCAACGCTGCATATTGCAGGTGTAGATGATGTACAGATGGGGAAAAGCCGCCTAGATTTAGTGATGCAGCAGTTACCCAAAGCAGGCGCAGCAATATTGTTAGCCCACGAACCAGACTTTGCGACTACCAGTGCTGCAACAGGGCGCTTTGATTTGCAACTTTCAGGACATTCTCATGGTGGACAGATACGTTTACCATTTATTGAGCCGCTGATTCTGCCACCTTTTGCGAAAAAGTATTACTTGGGAAAATATCAGGTAGAAAAGATGTTTTTGTATACCAACCGGGGCTTAGGTATGACAGGTTTACATCTGCGGTTATTTTCCCGTCCAGAAATTACTGTGTTTACTTTAACGTCAGCTAATTAG
- a CDS encoding GTP binding protein has translation MGLPIVAIIGRPNVGKSTLVNRLAGEQTAIVHDEPGVTRDRTYMPAYWNDREYLVVDTGGLVFNDDTEFLPLIRQQALAALREASAAIFVVNGQTGPSPADEEIAEWLRQQPVPVLLAVNKCESPEQGIIQAAEFWELGLGEPYPISAIHGNGTGDLLDELIKYIPTVTEVPQTNEIKVAIVGRPNVGKSSLLNAFVGEERAIVSPISGTTRDAIDTFIERDGQQYRLIDTAGIRKKKNIDYGTEFFSINRAFKAIRRADVVLLVIDALDGVTEQDQKLAGRIIEDGRACIVVVNKWDAIEKDSHTIYDYEKTLQERLHFTDWASTIFVSALTGQRVEKILELVNQSAVEHKRRVSTSVINDVLEEAVRWHSPPTSRGGRQGKIYYGTQVTTQPPTIALFVNEAKRFNDNYRRYIERQFRQQLGFKGTPIRLLWRSKKVRDMESGNVNRATRV, from the coding sequence ATGGGACTGCCAATTGTTGCAATTATCGGCCGACCGAATGTCGGCAAATCCACCCTGGTTAATCGTCTCGCTGGGGAACAAACGGCGATTGTCCACGACGAACCAGGTGTGACACGCGATCGCACTTACATGCCTGCTTATTGGAATGATCGCGAGTATTTAGTGGTAGATACAGGTGGTTTAGTCTTTAACGATGACACCGAATTTCTGCCCTTAATTCGCCAACAAGCACTAGCAGCTCTACGAGAAGCATCTGCGGCAATTTTCGTGGTTAATGGGCAAACAGGCCCCTCGCCAGCAGATGAAGAAATCGCTGAATGGTTACGTCAACAACCAGTACCTGTACTGCTGGCTGTGAATAAATGCGAATCTCCAGAACAAGGCATAATACAAGCTGCTGAATTTTGGGAACTGGGGCTAGGAGAACCATACCCCATCTCTGCAATTCATGGCAACGGTACAGGAGATTTACTCGACGAGTTAATTAAATACATTCCAACTGTTACAGAAGTACCACAAACCAACGAAATTAAAGTGGCGATCGTTGGGCGGCCAAATGTGGGTAAATCAAGTTTATTGAATGCTTTTGTCGGTGAAGAAAGAGCCATTGTTAGCCCAATTTCTGGCACAACGCGAGATGCCATCGACACGTTTATCGAACGGGATGGACAACAATATCGCCTCATTGATACTGCCGGGATTCGCAAAAAGAAAAATATCGACTACGGGACGGAATTTTTCAGCATTAACCGTGCTTTTAAAGCAATTCGTCGTGCTGACGTAGTTTTATTAGTCATAGATGCCCTTGACGGAGTGACCGAACAAGACCAAAAATTAGCAGGGCGGATCATTGAAGATGGTCGAGCTTGCATCGTTGTGGTGAATAAATGGGATGCCATTGAAAAAGACTCCCACACTATCTACGATTATGAAAAAACTCTGCAAGAACGGTTACATTTTACCGACTGGGCATCAACAATCTTTGTCAGCGCCTTAACAGGGCAAAGAGTCGAAAAGATTTTAGAGTTGGTAAATCAATCAGCAGTCGAACACAAACGCCGCGTGAGTACATCGGTAATTAACGACGTTTTAGAAGAAGCTGTCAGATGGCACTCACCACCAACTTCACGCGGTGGCCGTCAAGGCAAAATTTATTATGGTACACAAGTAACTACCCAACCACCGACAATTGCCCTATTTGTCAACGAAGCCAAACGTTTTAACGACAACTACCGTCGCTACATCGAAAGGCAATTTCGTCAACAACTAGGATTTAAGGGTACACCAATTCGTCTACTTTGGCGGAGTAAAAAAGTCCGCGATATGGAAAGTGGTAATGTCAACCGCGCAACTCGCGTGTAA
- a CDS encoding para-aminobenzoate synthase component I, with amino-acid sequence MTKPWHWRSLPLENRTGAEIFAALFLPTTPSGIATLLESPYPNPTKQPQLSRYSICAGAPRIVDGVPQMWTPQLGKVFPFLEELLQSRGVGEQILNSSSSPLPPAPCLPPNLPFTGGWLGWLGYDVAWEIEQLPFAKSDTLPFPVAFWYEPESYAVLDHVEQILWIAGSDINDVDRLKILLEEKKSGDSLYQVTASQDQPISFAPEFFTSQSDYETSVNRAKKYIQAGDIFQANLSLRFAASTNASGWSIYQTLQKINPSPFASYWQTPWGEVVSCSPERLVLLQNQQAQTRPIAGTRSRGTTPEKDNQLAQELLSNTKEQAEHIMLLDLERNDLGRVCEWGTVKVDELLTIERYSHVMHLVSNVKGTLKSDQSAVDLIRAMFPGGTITGCPKVRCMEIIEELEPVRRSLFYGSCGYLDWRGNLDLNILIRTLLLAPASSVEGQRAEGRGQKAGKESLTQHGLNAPLPLTALNTVWGQVGAGIVADSDPEKEWYESLHKAQAQLAALKIINYQ; translated from the coding sequence ATGACCAAGCCTTGGCATTGGCGATCGCTCCCCTTAGAAAATCGTACTGGCGCGGAAATTTTCGCAGCCTTATTTCTCCCAACAACACCATCAGGAATCGCTACCCTTCTAGAAAGTCCCTACCCAAACCCAACGAAACAACCCCAACTCAGTCGCTATTCTATCTGTGCAGGCGCTCCTAGGATAGTCGATGGCGTACCGCAGATGTGGACACCACAATTAGGAAAAGTTTTCCCATTTTTGGAAGAGTTGCTACAAAGTAGGGGTGTAGGGGAACAAATATTGAACTCATCCTCATCCCCCCTGCCTCCTGCCCCCTGCCTACCTCCTAATCTCCCCTTCACAGGTGGTTGGCTAGGATGGCTTGGTTATGATGTGGCGTGGGAAATTGAACAGTTACCTTTTGCTAAATCTGATACCTTACCCTTCCCCGTAGCTTTTTGGTATGAACCAGAATCTTATGCCGTTTTGGATCATGTTGAACAAATTCTTTGGATAGCAGGTAGTGACATTAATGATGTAGATAGGTTAAAAATTCTTTTAGAAGAGAAAAAATCAGGGGATTCACTCTACCAAGTTACCGCCTCACAAGATCAACCCATCAGTTTTGCCCCTGAGTTCTTCACATCGCAGTCAGATTATGAAACATCCGTCAACCGCGCCAAAAAATATATTCAGGCTGGAGATATCTTTCAGGCGAATCTTTCTTTACGATTTGCCGCATCTACAAATGCTTCTGGCTGGTCAATTTACCAAACATTACAGAAAATCAATCCTTCACCTTTTGCCAGCTACTGGCAGACTCCTTGGGGTGAAGTAGTTAGCTGTTCACCAGAACGCTTGGTGCTGTTACAAAATCAGCAAGCCCAGACTCGACCAATTGCCGGAACGCGATCGCGTGGTACTACCCCAGAAAAAGATAATCAACTGGCACAAGAACTACTCAGCAACACCAAAGAACAGGCAGAACACATCATGCTGCTGGATTTAGAACGCAATGATTTAGGGCGAGTTTGTGAATGGGGAACAGTAAAAGTTGATGAATTGCTCACAATTGAGCGTTATAGCCACGTTATGCACCTTGTCAGCAACGTTAAAGGTACTTTAAAATCCGACCAGAGCGCTGTTGATTTAATTCGTGCCATGTTTCCTGGTGGCACAATCACAGGGTGTCCAAAAGTGCGGTGCATGGAAATCATCGAAGAACTAGAGCCTGTTCGGCGTAGCCTATTCTACGGTTCCTGCGGCTATCTCGACTGGCGCGGCAACTTAGACTTAAATATCCTGATTCGTACCTTGCTATTAGCACCCGCATCTTCAGTTGAGGGGCAGAGGGCAGAAGGCAGGGGGCAGAAGGCAGGAAAAGAATCTCTGACTCAGCACGGGCTAAACGCCCCGCTACCGCTAACAGCACTCAACACCGTTTGGGGACAAGTGGGAGCAGGTATTGTGGCAGATAGTGATCCTGAAAAAGAATGGTACGAATCTCTGCACAAAGCACAGGCACAACTAGCAGCCCTAAAAATCATCAATTACCAGTAG